The proteins below are encoded in one region of Penaeus monodon isolate SGIC_2016 chromosome 32, NSTDA_Pmon_1, whole genome shotgun sequence:
- the LOC119593818 gene encoding protein white-like isoform X1, whose amino-acid sequence MADVKGVSIRKRTDQTFENIELNEANGLQQPVDPSAGVAYAWRDLNVYAGGRGLIRKSPEVHILKNVSGLCEGGQLLAIMGASGAGKTTLLNVLTFRTSKLRITGDIYINGRPVDMRTIAGVSAYVQQEDLFTGVFTVREQLNFNAQLRIGKEVSQRERRQRVEEVIKELGLGKCANTKIGIPGRIKGISGGEKKRLAFACEMITNPLLLLCDEPTSGLDSFMAQSVVNAMKRLTSLGKTVIATIHQPSSEVFAMFDRLLILAEGRVAFLGTVREAHKFFTRLERPCPSNYSPGDHFIYSLAIRAGEEEQCRQFVHHVCDSYRDNEALDVQKQLERAMQPPVRGDALAHVKLPKSPYRASWGNQFLAMFRRTGLELVRDPLVSIIRLIQGLFFAIIFGLIYLDTDGQDPEFNVMAQNVSGMLFTFTTNLSFSNLFPVVTVFSGLMPLFLREHWNGLYRTDIFFITRSLLELPVFLIGPVGFTAIIYYMVGLRPEAQYFFTAMGILTLVANVAVSYGYMISCLAKNYQTALVLSTPLTLPIMLFGGFFVQADSIPPYLDWLSYLSWFQYGFEALTINQWQGYEVTLGNVTIDAGPIIFKRLGFSADNFWPDIGALFGLLVGFRILAFLFLLLKSRR is encoded by the exons ATGGCGGACGTGAAAGGAGTCAGCATAAGGAAGAGAACAGAT CAGACCTTTGAGAACATTGAACTGAACGAAGCCAATGGCCTGCAGCAGCCGGTAGACCCTTCGGCAGGAGTGGCCTACGCCTGGCGAGACCTCAACGTGTACGCGGGTGGGAGAGGCCTCATCAGGAAGTCGCCTGAAGTACATATATTAAAGAATG TCAGCGGCCTATGCGAGGGAGGGCAGCTTCTCGCCATCATGGGGGCGTCGGGGGCAGGCAAGACAACCCTGCTCAACGTCCTCACCTTTAG GACCTCGAAGCTGCGAATCACAGGCGACATATACATCAACGGCCGACCAGTGGACATGCGGACAATAGCAGGCGTGTCGGCCTATGTTCAGCAGGAGGATCTGTTCACTGGAGTGTTCACCGTCAGAGAACAACTGAACTTCAAT GCGCAGCTGAGGATCGGGAAGGAAGTTTcgcagagggagagaaggcagagagtgGAGGAAGTTATCAAGGAG CTCGGCTTGGGGAAATGCGCGAACACCAAGATCGGCATCCCGGGGCGCATCAAGGGCATCTCAGGCGGGGAGAAGAAGAGGCTGGCGTTCGCCTGCGAG atgATCACCAACCCCCTGCTCCTCCTGTGTGACGAGCCCACCTCCGGCCTGGACTCCTTCATGGCCCAGAGCGTCGTCAACGCCATGAAGCGGCTCACGAGTCTCGGCAAGACGGTCATCGCCACCATCCACCAGCCCAGCTCCGAGGTCTTCGCCATGTTCGACAGGCTCCTGATCCTGGCCGAGGGGCGCGTCGCCTTCCTCGGCACCGTCAGGGAGGCCCACAAGTTCTTTACCag ATTAGAACGCCCGTGTCCCTCCAACTACAGCCCCGGAGACCATTTCATCTACTCCTTAGCCATTCGTGCGGGCGAGGAGGAGCAGTGCAGGCAGTTCGTTCATCACGTGTGTGACTCGTACAG AGACAACGAGGCGCTGGACGTTCAGAAGCAGCTCGAGCGCGCGATGCAACCTCCTGTCCGAGGCGACGCCCTTGCCCACGTGAAACTGCCCAAGAGCCCCTACCGCGCCTCCTGGGGGAATCAGTTCCTGGCCATGTTCAGGCGCACAGGCCTCGAGCTCGTGCGGGACCCCCTCGTGTCCATTATAAGGCTCATTCAGGGGCTG TTCTTCGCCATCATCTTCGGGCTGATCTACCTCGATACCGACGGCCAGGACCCCGAGTTCAACGTCATGGCCCAGAACGTCAGCGGGATGCTCTTCACCTTCACGACGAATCTCAGTTTCTCCAACTTGTTCCCTGTTGTTACG GTTTTCTCCGGCCTGATGCCACTCTTCCTGAGGGAACACTGGAATGGCCTCTATCGCACTGACATCTTCTTCATAACGAGGTCCCTCTTAGAGCTTCCTGTGTTTCTGATTGGGCCTGTTGGCTTCACggcgattatatattatatggtgggaTTACG GCCTGAAGCGCAGTACTTTTTCACTGCTATGGGTATCTTGACTCTGGTGGCAAATGTAGCAGTGTCTTATG GCTACATGATCTCGTGTTTGGCCAAGAACTACCAGACAGCGCTGGTGCTCTCTACGCCGCTCACGCTCCCCATCATGCTCTTCGGGGGCTTCTTCGTGCAGGCTGA CTCGATCCCGCCTTACCTGGATTGGCTGAGCTACCTGTCCTGGTTCCAGTATGGCTTCGAGGCTCTCACCATCAACCAGTGGCAAGGCTACGAGGTCACTCTGGGCAATGTGACCATCGACGCGGGACCTATCATCTTCAAGAGGCTGGGGTTCTCTGCT GACAACTTCTGGCCCGACATCGGCGCTTTGTTTGGCCTCCTCGTAGGATTCCGCATCCTggcgttcctcttcctcctcctcaagtcCAGGAGGTAA
- the LOC119593818 gene encoding protein white-like isoform X2, producing MADVKGVSIRKRTDTFENIELNEANGLQQPVDPSAGVAYAWRDLNVYAGGRGLIRKSPEVHILKNVSGLCEGGQLLAIMGASGAGKTTLLNVLTFRTSKLRITGDIYINGRPVDMRTIAGVSAYVQQEDLFTGVFTVREQLNFNAQLRIGKEVSQRERRQRVEEVIKELGLGKCANTKIGIPGRIKGISGGEKKRLAFACEMITNPLLLLCDEPTSGLDSFMAQSVVNAMKRLTSLGKTVIATIHQPSSEVFAMFDRLLILAEGRVAFLGTVREAHKFFTRLERPCPSNYSPGDHFIYSLAIRAGEEEQCRQFVHHVCDSYRDNEALDVQKQLERAMQPPVRGDALAHVKLPKSPYRASWGNQFLAMFRRTGLELVRDPLVSIIRLIQGLFFAIIFGLIYLDTDGQDPEFNVMAQNVSGMLFTFTTNLSFSNLFPVVTVFSGLMPLFLREHWNGLYRTDIFFITRSLLELPVFLIGPVGFTAIIYYMVGLRPEAQYFFTAMGILTLVANVAVSYGYMISCLAKNYQTALVLSTPLTLPIMLFGGFFVQADSIPPYLDWLSYLSWFQYGFEALTINQWQGYEVTLGNVTIDAGPIIFKRLGFSADNFWPDIGALFGLLVGFRILAFLFLLLKSRR from the exons ATGGCGGACGTGAAAGGAGTCAGCATAAGGAAGAGAACAGAT ACCTTTGAGAACATTGAACTGAACGAAGCCAATGGCCTGCAGCAGCCGGTAGACCCTTCGGCAGGAGTGGCCTACGCCTGGCGAGACCTCAACGTGTACGCGGGTGGGAGAGGCCTCATCAGGAAGTCGCCTGAAGTACATATATTAAAGAATG TCAGCGGCCTATGCGAGGGAGGGCAGCTTCTCGCCATCATGGGGGCGTCGGGGGCAGGCAAGACAACCCTGCTCAACGTCCTCACCTTTAG GACCTCGAAGCTGCGAATCACAGGCGACATATACATCAACGGCCGACCAGTGGACATGCGGACAATAGCAGGCGTGTCGGCCTATGTTCAGCAGGAGGATCTGTTCACTGGAGTGTTCACCGTCAGAGAACAACTGAACTTCAAT GCGCAGCTGAGGATCGGGAAGGAAGTTTcgcagagggagagaaggcagagagtgGAGGAAGTTATCAAGGAG CTCGGCTTGGGGAAATGCGCGAACACCAAGATCGGCATCCCGGGGCGCATCAAGGGCATCTCAGGCGGGGAGAAGAAGAGGCTGGCGTTCGCCTGCGAG atgATCACCAACCCCCTGCTCCTCCTGTGTGACGAGCCCACCTCCGGCCTGGACTCCTTCATGGCCCAGAGCGTCGTCAACGCCATGAAGCGGCTCACGAGTCTCGGCAAGACGGTCATCGCCACCATCCACCAGCCCAGCTCCGAGGTCTTCGCCATGTTCGACAGGCTCCTGATCCTGGCCGAGGGGCGCGTCGCCTTCCTCGGCACCGTCAGGGAGGCCCACAAGTTCTTTACCag ATTAGAACGCCCGTGTCCCTCCAACTACAGCCCCGGAGACCATTTCATCTACTCCTTAGCCATTCGTGCGGGCGAGGAGGAGCAGTGCAGGCAGTTCGTTCATCACGTGTGTGACTCGTACAG AGACAACGAGGCGCTGGACGTTCAGAAGCAGCTCGAGCGCGCGATGCAACCTCCTGTCCGAGGCGACGCCCTTGCCCACGTGAAACTGCCCAAGAGCCCCTACCGCGCCTCCTGGGGGAATCAGTTCCTGGCCATGTTCAGGCGCACAGGCCTCGAGCTCGTGCGGGACCCCCTCGTGTCCATTATAAGGCTCATTCAGGGGCTG TTCTTCGCCATCATCTTCGGGCTGATCTACCTCGATACCGACGGCCAGGACCCCGAGTTCAACGTCATGGCCCAGAACGTCAGCGGGATGCTCTTCACCTTCACGACGAATCTCAGTTTCTCCAACTTGTTCCCTGTTGTTACG GTTTTCTCCGGCCTGATGCCACTCTTCCTGAGGGAACACTGGAATGGCCTCTATCGCACTGACATCTTCTTCATAACGAGGTCCCTCTTAGAGCTTCCTGTGTTTCTGATTGGGCCTGTTGGCTTCACggcgattatatattatatggtgggaTTACG GCCTGAAGCGCAGTACTTTTTCACTGCTATGGGTATCTTGACTCTGGTGGCAAATGTAGCAGTGTCTTATG GCTACATGATCTCGTGTTTGGCCAAGAACTACCAGACAGCGCTGGTGCTCTCTACGCCGCTCACGCTCCCCATCATGCTCTTCGGGGGCTTCTTCGTGCAGGCTGA CTCGATCCCGCCTTACCTGGATTGGCTGAGCTACCTGTCCTGGTTCCAGTATGGCTTCGAGGCTCTCACCATCAACCAGTGGCAAGGCTACGAGGTCACTCTGGGCAATGTGACCATCGACGCGGGACCTATCATCTTCAAGAGGCTGGGGTTCTCTGCT GACAACTTCTGGCCCGACATCGGCGCTTTGTTTGGCCTCCTCGTAGGATTCCGCATCCTggcgttcctcttcctcctcctcaagtcCAGGAGGTAA